The DNA region GTAAAGTTTTTGAACGGAAGGTATATAAATGGACCAAGAACAGCCTTTGACATAAGTGAAGATAGAAAAGTTACAGAAGTACAGCTTGGAGCTGTAGGACATCCCAGTGAAAAACAGGATGAGAATATAACTGAGGATGAAGAAAAAGGGAATTTTACAAAAAGGTTTAAATCCCATGCAGATTCAAGTGGGCTAGTTTCAAATCATTTTAGAAAAAATAAAAAAATGATAACAGAAACTGAACTTTTCAAGCTGTTGGAAAATCCTGCCAAAGAAAAGGAAGGAGTAATATATGTACACGTTCCTTATTGTGATAAAATATGTTCCTTCTGTAATCTTAATAGGAAAAAATTAGATAATGATCTGGAAGATTACACAAATTTTCTTGTATCAGAATTTGAAAAGTATGGAAAAACTCCGTATATGAAAAGTAAGGAAATAAAAGTAGTCTTTTTTGGTGGAGGAACTCCTACAATATTGAAGGAACATCAGCTTGAAAAAATATTTAAAAGCATACATGAAAACTATAATCTGTCAGATGATTGTGAATTTACCCTTGAAACGACCTTACATAATCTGAATTTGAATAAAATAAAAATTCTGGAAAAATACGGAGTAAACAGATTAAGTGTAGGGATACAGTCATTTGCTGAAAAGGGAAGAAATATGCTGAATAGGACATTTACTAAGGAAGAAGCAATAAGAAGGCTTAAGGAGCTAAAGGAAAACTTCAGTGGAATGGTCTGTACAGATATTATATACAACTATCCTGAAGAAACTGTGGAAGAAGTTATGGAGGATGCAAAAATTGTAACTGATTTGGAAATAGACAGTACAAGTTTCTATTCACTTATGATTCATGAAGGTTCAAAAATGTCAAAAGATATAAAGGAAAATACATTTGAACTGAATTATCAGCTGGAAACCGACAGAAAACTTCACCATGCTTTCCTTGAAACATTGCTGGCAACAGGAGAATATGAAGTAATGGAACATACAAAAGTTGTCAGAAAAGGAAAAGACAGGTATAATTATATAAGATTTACACATAAAGGAGCCGACATACTGCCAATAGGAGTCGGAGCCGGTGGAAAGATTGCCGATACTGATATTTTCAGGATAAATAATGAAAAGGCATTTTATATGCTGTCAGAAAATACAGAAGAGGAAAATAGATTTAAAAGAATAAGTGGATTATTTCAATATCCCAAAGTATATTTTACAGACTTGAAAAAATATGTTTCAGAAGAAGTATTTGAAGGGCTTTATAAATTATTTAAAAATTTTGAAGCCAAGGGATATATGAAAGTATATGATACACACACGGAACTCACAACAGAAGGGATTTTCTGGGGAAATAATATAAGTAGTGTTATTTTGAAAAAATGTCTGGGAGGAAACAGAAATGAAAAAGCTGGTAATATTTTCCACATTGACGGGAAATACAGAAAAAATAGCTAATGCAATATTTTCAGTAATTGAAGGAGATAAGGAATTATTAAATGTAAAAGATTCAGATAAAATAAATCCTGATGATTATGATAAAATAATAGTTGGATACTGGGTTGACAAAGGTGATGCTGATGAAAAAATGAAAGCCTTTATGTCAAAAATAAGAAACAAATCAGTGTCGGCATTTGGAACACTTGGAGCAAAATCTGATTCTGAGCATGCAAAAAAATGTATGACTGCAGTGCGGGAATTTCTTGAATCCAATGGGAACAAAGTTGAAAGGGAATTTATTTGCCAAGGTGCTGTTTCTCCGCAGCTGATTGAGAAATTTAGAAAAATGACTAAAGAAGGGATCCTTACAGGTCATCATGCTGCAACTCCTGAAACTGAAAAAAGATGGGCAGAAGCTGCAAAACACCCTGATGAAACTGATATTGAAAATGCGAAGAAAATATTTGCAGGATTGTAATTACTAAATTTTAAATAAAAAGGCTGATTTAAAATAAAAATTTGAGAATAATATGAAAAATTATATTTATGAGTTTTCTATAATTTCACAATGCAAAGCAGGAAATGAATTTAGAAAAAGTCATCTGTTCGAGTCTTTAGACGAGTTTTTGACTTTTCCTTAATAAATGACTATTTTATATAAGTGAAATTCTAGTAAATGAATAAATATATTTTTCATATATATTTTCTTTTATGGTAACCTTTTTTCTTAAAAATTTATGAATTTAGAAGAATGAAAATTTTTCTAGTTGACAATTTCAAATATTAGTGGTATACTTTTAAAGTAATTTTGGCGACATGGTCGAGGGGCTTAGGCAGAGGTCTGCAAAACCTTGTACACCAGTTCGAATCTGGTTGTCGCCTCCATATTTTTTTGAGGATACTAACATTTGATTAGTATTTTTTATTTAATAATATTATAAAAAAT from Leptotrichia sp. oral taxon 215 str. W9775 includes:
- a CDS encoding radical SAM protein, yielding MLNKILDHMNNDHKDILPLYVKHFCKRDDVTEAKLTDVNEEEMTLLVNGNETVSIKFTQRTELKNIHLEMIKMAKIARKTLNVDTPEKFKEKGHSEEERNKLEISGFIDNFSSVILGTVSPEGNPIVGYAPFFRYQGDNYIFINETEEYFTSLKNNGKVTLLFIEDESSAVMISMRKRLTYKAETEFVEKGKGYEEILDNFQKVDMAIQMTRNIPVFHLLKVKFLNGRYINGPRTAFDISEDRKVTEVQLGAVGHPSEKQDENITEDEEKGNFTKRFKSHADSSGLVSNHFRKNKKMITETELFKLLENPAKEKEGVIYVHVPYCDKICSFCNLNRKKLDNDLEDYTNFLVSEFEKYGKTPYMKSKEIKVVFFGGGTPTILKEHQLEKIFKSIHENYNLSDDCEFTLETTLHNLNLNKIKILEKYGVNRLSVGIQSFAEKGRNMLNRTFTKEEAIRRLKELKENFSGMVCTDIIYNYPEETVEEVMEDAKIVTDLEIDSTSFYSLMIHEGSKMSKDIKENTFELNYQLETDRKLHHAFLETLLATGEYEVMEHTKVVRKGKDRYNYIRFTHKGADILPIGVGAGGKIADTDIFRINNEKAFYMLSENTEEENRFKRISGLFQYPKVYFTDLKKYVSEEVFEGLYKLFKNFEAKGYMKVYDTHTELTTEGIFWGNNISSVILKKCLGGNRNEKAGNIFHIDGKYRKNS
- a CDS encoding flavodoxin family protein, which codes for MKKLVIFSTLTGNTEKIANAIFSVIEGDKELLNVKDSDKINPDDYDKIIVGYWVDKGDADEKMKAFMSKIRNKSVSAFGTLGAKSDSEHAKKCMTAVREFLESNGNKVEREFICQGAVSPQLIEKFRKMTKEGILTGHHAATPETEKRWAEAAKHPDETDIENAKKIFAGL